The Methylococcus sp. Mc7 genomic sequence CAACAGCCCGACCACGCTCTTGACGATGTCCGAGGTACGCATGCCTTGCGACACCGGGATCTTCGGGTCAATGACCGCCTCCACCTGCGCCGCCTGGCAGCACTGGCCAATCAGCGCCAGGCCGGAATACGAGGTCAGTTGCAGCTTGCTGGATTGCTTGACTTCAAAGCGCGGCATGATCAAATGGGTGACATCGAAAATGGGCTAATTATACAATGGATTCAATATGTTATGAATTATTTAGAGGGTGGGAGCACGGATTCAGGGACTGGCGATTAGCGCAGCGAGAGCCAGAACCAAATATGCCGGTAGCGATGTCGCAGGCCATAAACCTGAATCCGTGTTCCCCTCGGCTTACACCTTCCCATCGAGCCTGAACGCATGAATTTCGAGCGCTCTCCCTTGGGATTTGCCCTCGCTACCGGCGATCCGGGGAACGTTCGACCGGGGTTTCGGGGCCAATCTGCTTGGCGTGCGCTTATCGTCAGCTCATTTTCCGCTCCATGCGCGAGACTGTCCCTTCCGGGGTTCCGGAATCAGGGATTCGAGGCGTGCGGCAGGCATTTCCCGTCATCCGGACGCCGCCGCCCACAGCCGATTCTGAAGCATCACGAACACGGCTACGTTTGCCGCCACGCCACGGCCGAAATCGAGGATCAGCCGGCGGGCATGGGCGACGAACTTCGCCGCCCGGTACATGATCTCCTGTAGCACGGTCCGGATGCGGCGGCGCTTGGCCGGATGACGGATCGGCGCAATCTCGCCGGTCAGGCCGATCTGTCCCAAGAGACGCAGGCAGTTGTAGGCGAAGGCCGCCAGATGCAGGATCACGTCGTTGGTGTCGAACTTGCCCGAGGGCAGCCGCTCCAGATCAAGGTCGGTCTTGAACTCGGAGTGGAACTGCTCATGCATGCCGTGGTGCTGGTAGAGTTCGATCACTTCCTCGGCGGAACAGGAGAGCGTCGTCCACCAGCCTTCCAGTTCGACCTCCGGGGCCAGCAGGTGTTGGCCCTTCTTGTCGATGGTGCGCTCGGTCACCTGGGCGACCAGGCGGAAGGAGCGCTTCTCCTTGTGCCAGGCGCGTTCCACTTCCAACGACAGCAACGCAACCCGCTTGCCTGGACGAGCCTCGGCAAAGGCGCCCGCCTCCTCGGCGCGCTTGACCCAGTCCCCCTTGTCCTGCTTGCGGGGGTTCCACTTGCAGATGAAGTCGAGGCTTCGCCCCAGCGCGGCTTGCCGGTCTCGCTCCGCGGCCTTGGCGAACAGAAGCTGTGCGCCGTCGAAACCGCTGTCCTCGCGCAGCAGCACGGGCTGATCCGGTTTGACCAGGCGTTCGATGCGCGGAAACAGCCGCTCGTAGAAGTAGTGCGTCTCGAACGCCGAGTGGCGGGACCCTGGCCTCAGTTCCAGCCCGGTGTTCCAGCCTTCGTTGCCGAGATAGGCGGCAATCGGCGTGTAACCGTCGAAGCCCTGATAGGTGCGCGACACCGCTTCCTTCTTCGTGCCACTATTGTCCATGGCGAAGGTATCGATGTCGCAGCAGACATAGCCCTTGTGCGGCGTGATCGGCGCCTCGGTTCGCTCCAGCAGCCTCAGGGAAAGCTCATCGGCCAGATCGCGGATGGCTTCCGCCTTGGCATTCAGACGCTGGCGCAGCCACACGGCTCCGGGCACCTTCGTCAGCCCCAGCGACTCCTTGAAGAAGCGATCATTCCGGAATGGCTCGATGGCTTCGAAGTCGCTCTTGCCCAGACTCAACAGCCCGACCACGCTCTTGACGATGTCCGAGGTACGCATGCCTTGCGACACCGGGATCTTCGGGTCAATGACCGCCTCCACCTGCGCCGCCTGGCAGCACTGGCCAATCAGCGCCAGGCCGGAATACGAGGTCAGTTGCAGCTTGCTGGATTGCTTGACTTCAAAGCGCGGCATGATCAAATGGGTGACATCGAAAATGGGCTAATTATACAATGGATTCAATATGTTATGAATTATTTAGAGGGTGGGAGCACGGATTCAGGATAAAATTTGCAAATAAAGCGGATATATTTGGAGACATAATAACGATAACAGAAGTGAGTATGGCGGAACACGACTCTGTTGGTATGCGGCAACAACCCAGAAAACACAAAATGAGCAACATATTGCCAGGGTTGCCATCCAGCCTGGAACTATTTTTAGCCAATCAAAAAGCAGGTAATTAAGCCACCGCCCGTCCGACCTGAGCTGGTATGCGTAGTTGTCTAGATAATAAAGGTCGTCGTGGCGGTAGGCGGTTATCGTAGACAGCTCGCCAAAGGTGCCGATCGAAAAATATGCAGATACTATTACCAACAGGTAACCATACAACCACTTGAGCCTTGTCTTCCGTTCTGTTGGGAGTGCAGATATAGGATTTAAATTCATCGGAAGAAATAGTATTGCTGCAAACGATAGCCAATGCTGGCACGTTATGATGATTAAGTCTTGTCTGGTTGGCGGGATGATTGTTATCTTAGATGATTCAGACTAGTACGCGCTCAACTCCCCCATTGACCGCCCGCTCCACATAATCCTTCATCCAGTTCTCACCCAGTACATGCCGTGCAAGCTCAACCACAATGTAATCGGCGTCGAGCTTGTCGACATCCTCACGGTAGCGCTGCAGTCCCTGCAGGCAGGAAGGGCAGGAGGTCAGCACCTTCACCGGGCCGTCGAAGCCGTCTGCCTTTGCCCTGGCCGCATCGGCTTTCAGTTCGGTCTCCTTGCGGAAGCGGACCTGGGTGGAGATGTCCGGGCGGGCGATGGCGAGAGTGCCGGACTCGCCGCAGCAGCGCTCGGATTTGGCGATCCGGCTGCCGTCGGCGGTGGCGATCAGGGCGTTGACGGTCTTGAGCGGGTCCTGCTGCTTCATTGGGCTGTGGCAGGGGTCGTGGTACAGGTAGCGGGCGCCGTTCACGCCTTCGAGTTTCACGCCTTTCTCCAGCAGGTATTCGTGGATGTCGAGCATTCGGCTGCCGGGGAAGATGCGGTCGAATTCGTAGGAGGCGAGCTGGTCCAGGCAGGTGCCGCAGCTCACGACCACCGTCTTGATGTCGAGGTAGTTGAGGGTGTTGGCGACGCGGTGGAACAGCACCCGGTTGTCGGTGGTGATCTTCTCGGCTTTGTCGAACTGGCCGGCGGCGCGCTGGGGGAAGCCGCAGCACAGGTAGCCGGGCGGCAGCACGGTCTGCACGCCGATCTCGTACAGCATGGCCTGGGTGGCGAGCCCCACCTGCGAGAACAGCCGCTCCGAGCCGCAGCCGGGAAAATAGAACACGGCTTCGGAATCCACCGCGGTCTTGCGCGGGTCGCGGATCACCGGCACGACCTGGTTGTCCTCGATGTCGAGCAGGGCGCGGGCGGTCTTGGCTGGCAGTTGGCCCGGCATCTTCTTGTTGATGAAGTGGACCACCTGTTCGGCGACTTTCGGTTTGCCCAGCGAGGCCGGCGGCCGGCGGGTCTGGGCCTGACCCCAGGGTCTGAGCAGCAGATGGCCCAAGCGCTGGCCGCGGTAGCCCCATTCGATCATGCTGGTACGCATGGCCTTGATCGCATTGGGGCGGGTGACGTTGAGAAAGGCCAGCGCCGCGGTCTTGGCCGGATTGAAGCTCTGCTTGCCCATCTTGCGCAGCAGGTTGCGCATGTTCATCGACACCTGGCCGAAATCGATGTCGACCGGGCAGGGGTTGTAGCACTTGTGGCAGACGGTGCAGTGGTCGGCGACGTCCTCGAATTCCTTCCAGTGGGTGATGGAGATGCCGCGGCGGGTCTGCTCCTCGTACAGAAAGGCCTCGATCAGGAGCGAGGTGGCGAGGATCTTGTTGCGCGGCGAGTACGGCAGATTGGCCTGTGGCACGTGGGTGGAGCAGACCGGCTTGCACTTGCCGCAGCGCAGGCAGTCCTTCACCGAATCGGCGATGGCGCCGATGTCGCTCTGCTGCATGATGAGCGACTCGAAACCCATCAGGCTGAAAGACGGTGTGTAGGCGGTGCGGAGGTCGGCGCCCGGCATCAGCTTGCCCTGGTTGAAGCGGCCCTCGGGATCGACCTGGGCCTTGTAGGCATGGAACGGCGCCACTTCCTCGGGCGTCAGGAACTCGTACTTGGTGATGCCGATGCCGTGCTCGCCGGAGATCACCCCACCCAGCGAACGCGCCAGCGCCATGATGCGGACGACGGCGGCGTTGGCCTCCTGCAGCATCTCGTAGTGGTCGGAGTTGACCGGCAGGTTGGTGTGGACGTTGCCGTCCCCGGCGTGCATGTGCAGGGCGACGAATACCCGGCCGCGCAGGACGGCCTTGTGCACCGCCTCGATCCGCTCGACGACCGGACGGAAGTTGTCGCCCTCGAAGATGCTCTTGAGGCGTGGCAGCAGTTCGTTCTTCCAGGAGACGCGCACCGAATGGTCCTGAACCCGATGAAACAGCGTCGGCTCCTCGGCGCGGTTGGTCAGCGCGCCGGCTTCGATGCCCAGATCGGCAAACCGGGCTTCGGCCTGCTCCAGCGGCAGATCCAGGTGATGCAGTATCCATTGCCAGCGTTCCCGCACCGAGAGGACGGCATCCAGCGCCAGCGCCCGCCGCTCGCCGATCAGCTCGGTCTTGTCGACGCCCTCCTCGTAGGCGCGCAGCGGCAGATCGCCGCCGAGGAATTCCGCCAGGGCGTCGCACAGCTTGAGCTTGTTGCGCAGCGACAGCTCGATGTTGATGCGCTCGATGCCGTCGCAGTAATCGCCCATGCGCGGCAGCGGGATCACCACATCTTCGTTGATCTTGAAGGCGTTGGTGTGCTTGGAGATCGCCGCGGTGCGGGCGCGGTCCAGCCAGAACTTGCGGCGGGCCTCCGGGCTGACGGCGATGAAGCCTTCCGCCCCCCGGGCATTGCATAGCCGCACCACTTGGGACGCGGCCTGCGCCACCGCGTCGTCGTCGTCGCCGACGATGTCCCCGAACAGCACCATCTTCGGGCGGCCGTGGCGGCGGGCCTTGGTGGCATAGCCCACGGCCTTGACGTAGCGTTCGTCCAGGTGCTCCAGCCCCGCCAGCATGACGCGGGCGCCGCCGCTCTTGGGCAGGCTTCCGAGGTAGTCCTGGATTTCGACGATGGCCGGCACGGCTTCGCGCACCTGGCCGAAGAACTCCAGGCAGAAGGTGCGGGTGTACGGCGGCATCTCGTGCAGAATCCAGCGCGCCGAGGTGATGATGCCGTCGCAGCCTTCTTTTTGAATGCCGGGCAGGCCGCCGAGGAATTTGTCGGTCACGTCCTTGCCCAGGCCGGTCTTGCGGAAGCGGTGGCCGGGGAGGGTGAGGATTTCCTCGCTCAGGGCTTGTCCCGAGGCGTCGTAGCGCTTGAGCCGGAACCACACCTCGTCCTGATCGTGGATCTTGCCGAGGTTGTGGTTCAGCCGCTCGACCTCCAGCCAGTTGCCGTCCGGCGTGACCATGCGCCAGGAGGCCAGGTTGTCCAGCGCCGTACCCCACAGCACCGCCTTCTTGCCGCCGGCGTTCATGGCGACGTTGCCGCCGATGCAGGAGGCGTCCGCCGAGGTCGGGTCGCAGGCGAACACCAGGTCCGCCTGTTCCGCCACATCCATCACCCGCCGCGTCACCACGCCGGCGCCGGTGAAGATCGTGGCGTAGGGCTGATCCACGCCGGGCAGCCGGGTATCGCGTTCGACCGGCCCCAGCTCCAGCAGCTTCTCGGTGTTGATGACGGCGGACAAAGGTGTCAGCGGCACCGCGCCGCCGGTGTAGCCGGTGCCGCCGCCGCGGGGGACGATGGTCAGTCCCAGTTCGATGCAGTCGCGCACCAGGTGGCCGACTTCCTCCTCGCTGCAGGGGTAGAGCACGACGAACGGGTATTCCACGCGCCAGTCGGTCGCGTCGGTCACGTGGGTGACGCGGGCGTAGCCGTCGAAGCAGATGTTGTCCTTGCGGGTGTGGCGCGACAGCAGGGTCAGCGCCCGCCGGCGCAGTTTCCGGGTATGCTCGAATTGCGCTTCGAAAGCGTCGACCGCCTGCTGCGCCGCCTGGATCAGCAGGGCAACCTTGGCCGCGCGCCCGGCACTGCCGGCCTCGACCTCGGCGCGGCGCTGGTCCATCTGGCGCAGGCGGTGGCGCAGCGCCTCCAGCAAGGCCCGGCGTCGGCCCCTGTTGTCGAGCAGGTCGTCTTCCAGGTAGGGATTGCGCTGGACCGCCCAGATGTCGCCGAGCACCTCGTACAGCATGCGCGCCGAGCGGCCGGTGACGCGCTCGGCGCGCAAGTCCTCCAGCACTTGCCACATGTCCTCGCCGAGCAGGCGGATCACGATCTCGCGGTCGGAAAACGAGGTGTAGTTGTAAGGAATCTCGCGCAGGCGGACGGGGCCTGGGTCGGTGTTGGGGGGTAAGGCTTCCGGGGCCGCAGCCATGCCGTGGTTTCTCTTGAGCAATAAAGGCTCGATTCTATCGCGCGGGCAGGGCCGGAAATACGGCCGGGCGCGCAACAGTGATGATCGGTTTGCGAACCCGTTCAGCCGGATGGACCCATCCCGCCCAGGCAGAGGTATTTCAGCTCCAGGTATTCGTCCATGCCGTGGCGCGAACCTTCTCGGCCGATGCCGGACTGCTTGACCCCGCCGAAAGGCGCGACGTCGTAGGACAACATGCCGGTATTGACGCCGACCATGCCGTATTCCAGCGCTTCGCCGACGCGGAAAGCGCGGGCCAGGTCGCGGGTATAGAAGTAGGCGGCGAGGCCGTACTCGGTGGCGTTGGCGATCGCTATGGCTTCGTCTTCGGAACCGAAGCGCAGCAATGGCGCCACCGGCCCGAAGGTCTCCTCGCGAGTGCACAGCATCTCCGGCGTGACTTCCGCGAGCACCGTGGGCTGGAAAAACCGTCCGCCCAAGGGGTGCCGCCCGCCTCCGGCCAGTACGCGGGCGCCTTTAGCCCTTGCATCGGCGATGTGGCGCTCCACCTTGGCGAGCGCCTGCTCGTCGATGAGCGGGCCCTGGACGACACCTTCGTCCAGGCCGTTGCCGACCTTGAGCGTGCGTACTTTGGCCGCGAGGCGTTCGGCGAAGGTGTCGTAGATCGAGTCGTGGATCAGGAAACGGTTGGTGCAGACGCAGGTCTGGCCGGTGTTGCGATATTTCGACAGCGATGCGCCCTCGACAGCCGCGTCCAGATCGGCGTCCTCGAATACGATGAAGGGCGCATTGCCGCCCAGCTCCAGCGAGACCTTCTTCACCGTCGCGGCGCATTGCGCCATCAACAGGCGTCCCACCTCGGTCGAGCCGGTGAAGGAGAGCTTGCGGACTCGGGGGTTGGAGGTCAGTTCGCCGCCGATCGCTTCCGGCCTTCCGGTCACGACGTTGACCACGCCCGGCGGGAAGC encodes the following:
- a CDS encoding DUF3683 domain-containing protein, producing MAAAPEALPPNTDPGPVRLREIPYNYTSFSDREIVIRLLGEDMWQVLEDLRAERVTGRSARMLYEVLGDIWAVQRNPYLEDDLLDNRGRRRALLEALRHRLRQMDQRRAEVEAGSAGRAAKVALLIQAAQQAVDAFEAQFEHTRKLRRRALTLLSRHTRKDNICFDGYARVTHVTDATDWRVEYPFVVLYPCSEEEVGHLVRDCIELGLTIVPRGGGTGYTGGAVPLTPLSAVINTEKLLELGPVERDTRLPGVDQPYATIFTGAGVVTRRVMDVAEQADLVFACDPTSADASCIGGNVAMNAGGKKAVLWGTALDNLASWRMVTPDGNWLEVERLNHNLGKIHDQDEVWFRLKRYDASGQALSEEILTLPGHRFRKTGLGKDVTDKFLGGLPGIQKEGCDGIITSARWILHEMPPYTRTFCLEFFGQVREAVPAIVEIQDYLGSLPKSGGARVMLAGLEHLDERYVKAVGYATKARRHGRPKMVLFGDIVGDDDDAVAQAASQVVRLCNARGAEGFIAVSPEARRKFWLDRARTAAISKHTNAFKINEDVVIPLPRMGDYCDGIERINIELSLRNKLKLCDALAEFLGGDLPLRAYEEGVDKTELIGERRALALDAVLSVRERWQWILHHLDLPLEQAEARFADLGIEAGALTNRAEEPTLFHRVQDHSVRVSWKNELLPRLKSIFEGDNFRPVVERIEAVHKAVLRGRVFVALHMHAGDGNVHTNLPVNSDHYEMLQEANAAVVRIMALARSLGGVISGEHGIGITKYEFLTPEEVAPFHAYKAQVDPEGRFNQGKLMPGADLRTAYTPSFSLMGFESLIMQQSDIGAIADSVKDCLRCGKCKPVCSTHVPQANLPYSPRNKILATSLLIEAFLYEEQTRRGISITHWKEFEDVADHCTVCHKCYNPCPVDIDFGQVSMNMRNLLRKMGKQSFNPAKTAALAFLNVTRPNAIKAMRTSMIEWGYRGQRLGHLLLRPWGQAQTRRPPASLGKPKVAEQVVHFINKKMPGQLPAKTARALLDIEDNQVVPVIRDPRKTAVDSEAVFYFPGCGSERLFSQVGLATQAMLYEIGVQTVLPPGYLCCGFPQRAAGQFDKAEKITTDNRVLFHRVANTLNYLDIKTVVVSCGTCLDQLASYEFDRIFPGSRMLDIHEYLLEKGVKLEGVNGARYLYHDPCHSPMKQQDPLKTVNALIATADGSRIAKSERCCGESGTLAIARPDISTQVRFRKETELKADAARAKADGFDGPVKVLTSCPSCLQGLQRYREDVDKLDADYIVVELARHVLGENWMKDYVERAVNGGVERVLV
- a CDS encoding NAD-dependent succinate-semialdehyde dehydrogenase, translated to MSHELRLAQPGLLRTQCLIDGQWVGADSSKTFPVTNPATGEILARVPDMGAAETARAIAAAECAWAGWRGKTAKERAAVLRRWYELILNHTEDLARILTAEQGKPLAEARNEIVYAAGFVEWFAEEARRAYGETIPSPVADKRLLAIRQPIGVCAAITPWNFPAAMITRKIAPALAAGCTVVVKPAEQTPLTALALAELAVRAGFPPGVVNVVTGRPEAIGGELTSNPRVRKLSFTGSTEVGRLLMAQCAATVKKVSLELGGNAPFIVFEDADLDAAVEGASLSKYRNTGQTCVCTNRFLIHDSIYDTFAERLAAKVRTLKVGNGLDEGVVQGPLIDEQALAKVERHIADARAKGARVLAGGGRHPLGGRFFQPTVLAEVTPEMLCTREETFGPVAPLLRFGSEDEAIAIANATEYGLAAYFYTRDLARAFRVGEALEYGMVGVNTGMLSYDVAPFGGVKQSGIGREGSRHGMDEYLELKYLCLGGMGPSG
- a CDS encoding IS1380 family transposase, encoding MPRFEVKQSSKLQLTSYSGLALIGQCCQAAQVEAVIDPKIPVSQGMRTSDIVKSVVGLLSLGKSDFEAIEPFRNDRFFKESLGLTKVPGAVWLRQRLNAKAEAIRDLADELSLRLLERTEAPITPHKGYVCCDIDTFAMDNSGTKKEAVSRTYQGFDGYTPIAAYLGNEGWNTGLELRPGSRHSAFETHYFYERLFPRIERLVKPDQPVLLREDSGFDGAQLLFAKAAERDRQAALGRSLDFICKWNPRKQDKGDWVKRAEEAGAFAEARPGKRVALLSLEVERAWHKEKRSFRLVAQVTERTIDKKGQHLLAPEVELEGWWTTLSCSAEEVIELYQHHGMHEQFHSEFKTDLDLERLPSGKFDTNDVILHLAAFAYNCLRLLGQIGLTGEIAPIRHPAKRRRIRTVLQEIMYRAAKFVAHARRLILDFGRGVAANVAVFVMLQNRLWAAASG